One segment of Platichthys flesus chromosome 15, fPlaFle2.1, whole genome shotgun sequence DNA contains the following:
- the LOC133969604 gene encoding collagenase 3-like, translated as MMTFNLSILLSLAAAVYCMPISQDTNQDESFAENYLKQFFNLTEESGPAVRRGISPVTKKLAEMQRFFGLQVTGNLDTDTIAMMKKPRCGVPDVNIASFSITGKNYKWEKNSLTYRIENYTPDMTMAEVDDSMEKALQVWAKVTPLRFTRIYSGTADIMISFGRQSHGDFYPFDGPDGTLAHAFAPSPGIGGDAHFDEDETFTFRSNAGYVLFMVAAHEFGHSLGLAHSDDPGALMYPVYTYRNPETFVLPHDDVKGIQSLYGSNPVKDPNPGPTPPPTPNACDTTMVLDAVVTVRGEMLFFKDSFMWRSHPQSTTPRQFLIANFWPDAPDSIDAAYESHHLDRVYVFKGRKVWAFRGYDLVQGYPMSISSFGLPKTLEKVDAALYDVHSGKTLFFVGRTYYSYDEAEKTMDQGLPKDVDQTFSGLTSKVTAAFQYRGFSYIYSGPFMFEYSMRSGRLFRTLGNSYFLQCTNY; from the exons ATGATGACTTTCAACCTGAGCATTCTACTAAGCCTGGCAGCTGCAGTTTACTGTATGCCAATATCACAGGATACAAATCAAGATGAGAGTTTTGCAGAG AACTACCTGAAGCAATTTTTCAACCTGACAGAAGAGAGCGGCCCAGCTGTCAGACGGGGAATCAGTCCAGTGACCAAGAAGCTGGCTGAGATGCAAAGATTCTTTGGCCTCCAGGTCACTGGGAACCTGGACACTGATACCATAGCCATGATGAAGAAGCCCCGCTGTGGCGTTCCAGATGTCAACATCGCCAGTTTCTCCATTACTGGAAAAAACTACAAGTGGGAGAAAAACAGCCTAACCTACAG GATTGAGAACTACACACCTGATATGACCATGGCAGAGGTGGACGACTCCATGGAGAAAGCACTGCAGGTTTGGGCCAAAGTCACTCCCCTGAGATTTACGAGAATCTACAGTGGCACCGCGGACATCATGATCTCCTTCGGCCGTCAAT CTCATGGAGATTTTTACCCCTTTGACGGCCCTGATGGCACTCTCGCTCACGCCTTCGCCCCGTCTCCTGGCATCGGAGGGGATGCTCATTTTGATGAAGATGAGACTTTCACCTTCCGTTCCAACGCAG GCTACGTCCTCTTCATGGTAGCTGCCCATGAGTTCGGCCACTCCCTGGGCTTGGCTCACTCTGATGATCCTGGTGCACTCATGTACCCTGTCTACACATACAGAAACCCTGAAACCTTTGTTCTGCCCCATGATGATGTCAAGGGCATCCAGTCTCTCTATG GTTCAAACCCTGTTAAGGATCCTAACCCTGGacccacacccccccccacccctaatGCCTGTGATACAACCATGGTTTTGGATGCTGTTGTCACCGTGAGAGGAGAGATGTTATTCTTCAAAGACAG CTTCATGTGGCGTAGCCACCCCCAAAGCACAACACCTCGGCAGTTTCTCATCGCAAACTTTTGGCCTGATGCCCCAGACAGTATCGATGCTGCGTATGAGAGTCATCACTTAGACAGGGTGTATGTCTTTAAAG GTCGCAAAGTTTGGGCGTTCAGGGGCTATGACCTTGTACAAGGCTATCCAATGTCAATCTCCAGTTTCGGTCTGCCCAAAACCCTGGAGAAAGTTGACGCTGCTCTCTACGATGTGCACTCTGGCAAGACTCTGTTCTTTGTCGGCAGAACTTACTACAG TTATGATGAAGCAGAGAAGACTATGGACCAGGGACTCCCCAAAGATGTTGAtcagaccttctctggactgACCAGCAAGGTCACAGCAGCTTTCCAGTACAGAG GTTTTAGTTACATCTACAGTGGACCCTTCATGTTCGAGTACAGCATGAGAAGCGGCAGATTGTTCCGCACTCTCGGTAACAGCTACTTCTTACAATGCACTAACTACTAG